One region of Cobetia sp. cqz5-12 genomic DNA includes:
- a CDS encoding MFS transporter produces the protein MSSTKSLTPPISGWRQWANRYPVALIALAQLFGTSLWFTPNAVLTPMLASWGFAGDSAAALGQLTSSVQGGFIVGTLVLGLAGLADRFAARHLFMASCALGAVTNLALLIAPGLLSASALRVLTGLALAGIYPIGLKLMVQTAPDRAGAALAWLVGMLVLGTGLPHALAALQQGEGIQLPWGAAISTASILAIVGAGLVALLAAPAAKATSAPRQATAAKDSRNTFLARATRGLAAWQYPGFVRGALGYFGHMWELYTLWALTPLLLTQMASATGVTLSPASLAWHSFLVIAIGAPGCVIGGWLSRSRGSLWVARLGLAGSVTLTLIFVAATQLEAGYGTLLALLALWSLLAVIDSPQFSALAAGGTPVELQASALAMMNAFGFSLSLVSIALLTPLIAGHGSLLLLALLPGPLLGLLALSRRVDGA, from the coding sequence GTGTCCTCAACCAAGTCACTCACGCCGCCCATCTCTGGCTGGCGACAATGGGCCAACCGCTATCCGGTCGCCTTGATCGCACTGGCACAGCTGTTCGGCACCAGCCTGTGGTTTACCCCCAATGCCGTACTCACGCCGATGCTGGCGAGCTGGGGCTTCGCCGGCGATAGCGCCGCGGCACTTGGCCAGCTGACCTCCTCGGTGCAGGGCGGCTTCATCGTCGGCACGCTTGTCCTCGGGCTGGCCGGGTTGGCCGATCGCTTCGCGGCGCGTCATCTATTCATGGCTTCCTGCGCACTGGGCGCTGTGACCAACCTGGCACTGCTGATCGCGCCGGGATTGCTCAGTGCTTCGGCGCTGCGCGTGCTGACGGGGCTGGCACTGGCTGGCATCTACCCCATCGGCTTGAAGCTGATGGTCCAGACCGCGCCGGACCGCGCCGGGGCCGCGCTCGCCTGGCTGGTCGGCATGCTGGTCCTTGGCACCGGGTTGCCACATGCGCTGGCCGCACTGCAGCAAGGCGAAGGCATCCAGCTGCCATGGGGCGCCGCCATCAGTACTGCCTCAATCCTGGCCATCGTCGGTGCCGGTCTGGTCGCCTTGCTGGCCGCGCCGGCGGCGAAAGCCACCTCGGCGCCCCGCCAGGCAACAGCAGCGAAAGACAGCCGTAACACCTTTCTCGCGCGTGCCACACGCGGACTGGCGGCCTGGCAATATCCCGGCTTCGTTCGTGGTGCATTGGGTTACTTCGGCCACATGTGGGAGCTATACACCCTGTGGGCGCTGACACCTCTGCTGCTGACCCAGATGGCCAGCGCGACAGGCGTGACGCTCTCTCCTGCCAGCCTGGCCTGGCATAGCTTCCTCGTCATCGCCATCGGCGCGCCCGGCTGCGTCATCGGAGGCTGGCTCTCGCGCAGTCGCGGCAGTCTGTGGGTCGCGCGCCTCGGGCTCGCCGGCTCGGTGACGCTGACGTTGATCTTCGTCGCCGCCACGCAGCTTGAGGCCGGTTACGGCACGCTGCTGGCACTGCTGGCGCTGTGGAGCCTTCTGGCCGTGATCGACTCGCCGCAGTTCTCGGCGCTCGCCGCAGGCGGTACCCCAGTGGAGTTGCAGGCCAGCGCCCTGGCGATGATGAATGCCTTCGGCTTCAGCCTGTCGCTGGTCTCGATCGCCTTGCTCACGCCGCTGATCGCCGGCCACGGCAGCCTGCTGTTGCTGGCCTTGCTGCCCGGCCCGCTGCTGGGCCTGCTGGCCTTGAGCAGGCGCGTCGACGGCGCATGA
- the ggt gene encoding gamma-glutamyltransferase codes for MFDTPCAARKRLKTFAAAALLPLAGLLPTAIPAAFADTSAILEGERFHPVEGKHGMVATSHYLASQVARDVLAEGGNAVDAAVVAGFALAVTQPRSGNIGGGGFMLVSDEKTGKVVAIDYREKAPAAASETMFQDENGEAVSEWSRFTHRAAGVPGTVAGLAKALEDYGTLSLEQALAPAIKLAEDGFVIPTRFAKGLSDAKDRLAKWDSTAKVFYKPDGSNYEAGELFKQPELAATLKRIAADGPREFYEGETAKLIVAEMDRHDGIMTLDDLKNYQPEIREPVHGTYRGYDIFSMSPPSSGGAHIVQILNMLEGDDIQAMGFNSAATLHVMAEAMRRAYADRSEYLGDTDFVDVPLAGIISKDYAKELRAQFDMNKATPSSEVKPGKPQPYESNQTTHFSIADGNGLAVSNTYTINFSYGSGIVVDGAGFLLNNEMDDFSAKPGVPNAYGLIGGVANKIEPNKRMLSSMSPTIVMKDGKNFLVTGSPGGSRIITTTLQVIMNVIDHGMNIQSAVSAPRIHHQWLPDEIRIEAGISKDTIRLLEAMGHKVVTKDAMGAIQSVMIQDGTFYGGADPRRSTSSAMGL; via the coding sequence ATGTTCGACACCCCTTGTGCAGCACGCAAGCGTCTGAAGACCTTCGCCGCGGCGGCGCTGCTGCCTCTGGCAGGTCTGCTGCCCACCGCGATACCCGCCGCCTTCGCTGATACCTCCGCGATTCTGGAAGGCGAGCGCTTCCACCCGGTGGAAGGCAAGCACGGCATGGTCGCCACCAGCCATTACCTGGCCTCCCAGGTCGCCCGTGACGTCCTGGCCGAGGGCGGCAACGCCGTCGACGCCGCCGTGGTGGCGGGCTTCGCACTGGCCGTGACCCAGCCGCGCTCCGGCAATATCGGGGGCGGCGGCTTCATGCTGGTGTCCGATGAAAAGACCGGCAAGGTCGTCGCCATCGATTACCGTGAGAAAGCCCCGGCTGCGGCCAGCGAGACAATGTTCCAGGACGAGAATGGCGAGGCGGTCTCCGAGTGGTCGCGCTTCACCCACCGTGCGGCAGGCGTGCCCGGCACCGTTGCCGGCCTGGCCAAGGCGCTGGAAGACTACGGCACCCTGTCGCTCGAGCAGGCGCTCGCCCCGGCCATCAAGCTGGCCGAGGACGGCTTCGTGATCCCGACCCGTTTCGCCAAGGGACTGAGCGATGCCAAGGACCGCCTGGCCAAGTGGGACAGCACCGCCAAGGTGTTCTACAAGCCTGACGGCAGCAATTACGAGGCGGGTGAGCTGTTCAAGCAGCCGGAGCTGGCCGCGACACTCAAGCGCATCGCCGCCGATGGCCCGCGGGAATTCTATGAAGGCGAGACCGCAAAGCTGATCGTCGCCGAGATGGACCGTCACGACGGCATCATGACGCTGGATGACCTCAAGAACTATCAGCCGGAAATTCGCGAGCCGGTCCACGGCACCTATCGTGGCTATGACATCTTCTCGATGAGCCCGCCCTCCTCCGGCGGCGCGCACATCGTCCAGATTCTCAACATGCTCGAGGGTGACGACATCCAGGCAATGGGCTTCAACTCCGCCGCCACCCTCCACGTGATGGCCGAGGCGATGCGCCGCGCCTACGCCGACCGCTCCGAGTATCTGGGCGACACCGACTTCGTTGACGTGCCGCTGGCCGGCATCATCTCCAAGGATTACGCCAAGGAGCTGCGTGCCCAGTTCGACATGAACAAGGCAACGCCCTCCAGTGAGGTCAAGCCCGGCAAGCCGCAGCCCTACGAGTCCAATCAGACCACCCACTTCTCGATCGCCGATGGCAATGGTCTGGCCGTCTCCAATACCTACACCATCAACTTCAGTTATGGCTCCGGCATCGTGGTCGATGGCGCAGGCTTCCTGCTCAACAACGAGATGGATGACTTCTCGGCCAAGCCGGGCGTGCCGAATGCCTATGGCCTGATCGGTGGCGTCGCCAACAAGATCGAGCCGAACAAGCGCATGCTGTCCTCCATGAGCCCGACCATCGTGATGAAGGATGGCAAGAACTTCCTCGTCACCGGTAGCCCCGGCGGCTCGCGCATCATCACCACCACCCTGCAGGTGATCATGAACGTGATCGACCACGGCATGAACATCCAGTCGGCGGTCAGCGCGCCGCGCATCCACCACCAGTGGCTACCGGACGAGATTCGCATCGAGGCGGGCATCAGCAAGGACACCATCCGCCTGCTGGAAGCGATGGGCCACAAGGTGGTGACCAAGGATGCCATGGGCGCCATCCAGTCCGTGATGATTCAGGACGGCACCTTCTATGGCGGTGCTGACCCACGCCGTTCCACTTCATCGGCGATGGGGCTTTGA